A region of the Sander vitreus isolate 19-12246 chromosome 1, sanVit1, whole genome shotgun sequence genome:
CTCTGAAAAAAGgcaaatgactacagctctaaGGAACAATACAGACTGGGACCATATTGAATTGATAGTATAAAAAGGTGATTTTACATGTACAAAAAGTGGACTTAGCATTAGGACTAAGACAGAAAATACACCTACCAATACCGACACCCTTAAAGGTCACTAGTTACCATACTGTATTGTATCTTGTTTGTTCATTTAATTTGTGGTTTTAGGGGGTTTTTATTTCTGGCAAGCAGTTTATTCATCCACCCAGCACTACTGTACAGTGTCCCCAGCTACAGTGTGGGTTGCCAGATACAGTCAGCTAGCACAGGTTTAGCGATCCGCTGTGATAGCTATATTAGGTTTATGTAGTGAGTCACACCAACGTTACttctttaaaacacaaacatacagtataaaagtTTTACAGACATTTGTTAAAGACATGTTAGGACCTTTTTTCTACTgaagtcagtttaaaaaaaataacaggccACTTACAGTATATGGAGAGATTGAGAGAGCGATGGTTTTTCAAGTAGGGATATAAGTAGAACTAGGAGTGTGAACAGGGACTTACCAGACAGTGCCAGTCTCCAGggctgcagacacagacagagctcTGTCCATACTTGTTGTGAAGACTGCTGACACCAGGCCATATTGTGAGCTGTTTGCTCTCTCTATGGCCTCCTGCGTGCTTTTAAAGCTGAATATACACTGCACTGGACCAAAGATCTGAGAGGGGAAAGATATCAGTAAAGACCAGTTACATGAGGAGTGAGTCACAATTTTTTTGTTCCTGTTGTTTTGCTATGCCCTCTGGCTGCCAttcatatataaaaaataaacataaatgtgtaatataaacagagaaaagctggactagttaaaaaaaaaaaaaaaaaaaaaaaaaaaactgtactgtCTCATCAATTCTTTCCAGTATTTAAGATTTGTAATGTATCGAAACCACAACAATCTAGCTTTTGTTTGTTAGGTATGCTGAGGGATCATTTTGGTTCAAGCGAGAGATTAAATGAACGGAGAAAGAGTTTGTTGCACTTTTACAAAAGCGATGGAGTGGCGGTAGCTCAGTCCgtggggacttggcttgggaccCAGAGAGTTACAGGTTCAAGTCCACATACAGACCAAGTATGTTGAGTGGACTGATAGCTTAGGATCAATAAATAGCAGGTAAAGTATAACAATATATAACTGCtcaggtgcccttgagcaaggcatagAACCTCAACTCCTCGCCTGTCCAAGGGCTGCTCCTTTGCTTTGACCTCAGTCCATTTCATGCATGTGTATAGGTCCTGTTTGCATGTCTGTGTATTTCGGGCCTGTGTGTGTAATgcgcagtgttgtagtactcgagattGGTCTTGGTCTTAAGACCGGTCTCAAGAGCACCTTGTGAAGGTCTCTGTCTCATCTCGGCATCGACCACATTTTTGCTCGGTCTCATCATGTCTCAGGATATTATTTCAAGACctgtcaagaccacaactgcagggatattaCTAAATTGCCTGTGAATTGTATAAtgttatgtgttaacatcattactgtgattggatgttaaacttcctgtttcaaaagcaaccaataacttgactcatttccTATTTGAAAGTTATTACTGTTAACCCCCTCTCCCCGCCCCCCCCTTAACACACACTACCAAAAAAGTGAATCTCAGAGACTGAAGAAGAAGTTCTGGctgtctcgccctgccttggtcttggtcttgtctctgtTTCGATACACTTTGTCCCAGCCAAACTGTATTTTATAGTAATGTACGCCACAAGATGGCAGTAGCTATGTTTGAGGTACTGTATGGGAAGTGCAGGTCACAGAATTTTTCACAAGGTCCTGCAactgtttcacaataaaagccttgtTTGGAAAGGAATAGATTCTGCCCAATAAAACGCTAGAGGAAGAGGAACAGGAAGTGTTGACCTGAATTAACAAAATAATGCAGTAACAAAACTTTTACAGGGCAGAGCAGATCAGAAAAGGCTTCATGCTGAAATGTGGCCAAATATACTATCAAACAAGACAATGCATCTAATAAAAGTATGCTTACAGTATACCAGGGTATTTAGAAATCCCGAAGGTAGGATTTTCAATGCTGTCTAATATAAACTATCTAATTAAACTGATACGGAGATGCTGTATGCCGGGCCTAGGTTGACTCCCCCCAGagtatatattaaataaataataaaataaatattctaatgaaatacatcctgaaataaataaatgaggcaatacaTATTTAGATAAATGTACATATGAATATACAAATGAGTCAATATAGTTCAATACATAAACTTACTTGTATctatttcataatgtcacatttatttatttattaccccCTCTATTCCTGCTTCTTATATTCACACGATGGGGCGTGGTTTGTCTCACAGACTCAGACTTAAAGAATCAATCTAGTAGCCTGGCATCACCGGCATATCACTATCTACCAGAGGAAATCAAACATGAGCTCGGTAGATTTGTCTGGTTTCCAGGCTAACTAGCTAGTGCGTTCCCCGCTCCACTGACGGACCAGAATGAACATGAACGGAATTAATTGAAACATGTTGTACCTCTTCCTTGGCGATGCGCATGTGGTCTTTGACCCCAGAGAAGATGGTGGGTTTAATGAAGAGGCCCTTCTCGCCCAAAGCTGCTCCTCCATACTCCAGCTTGGCTCCTTCCTCCTTCCCACTCTTTATCAGGTCCATAATCTTGTCAAAGTGCTGTCGGTCAATCTGGAGCCAGCATCAGGAGGGCAAGTAGACAAGGGAAGGAGACAGCTTAATAATACGGGAATCCTACATTTTGTAAAATTCACTTGTTTGCTATCGTTGAACAGTCAAATCATACAGTAGGAATAATTTTAGGATTAATATAATGGTAGGATTTTTTTCTGCGCTCACACAGAACACGGCTAGCGGACTGTGAGGAGATATTCGCTGGATTTGATAAAAAGTCAAcaaatcctccaaaccatacgacgatgTCAGTCCTTTAGACTACCCTTTAATACCACGGGAGAGTTTTATAAATTAGCACCCCTAGCAGTGGCAAGAAATACGACTTCATATCCAAACCAGAAAACGTAAAGGTTACGGTTATAAACATGTCGTTAACATTGTAAAATGGTTGCagcttggttaggtttaggcacaaaaactacttgggCCGTCTTGGCTCACTTGCGAAGATGCAAATTTGCTtagctttacatttttgtcttatTCTGTCTGATTGACTGGATGCATAAAAAAGCAGAAGAATAGCAGAATGAGGGTCACCATTGCTGACACAGGCCATCAGAAAATGTGAGCCTTCTGTACATGGAAACTGAACAAAAATGTGCAGCATTTACCCTGTTTTAAAGACTGAATAACATTACAGCAAACAATTGTAAAAGTATCATCCATGCAACAGTGTCCCCTGTGGTCACACTTAACGATAGTCACAGAATACGCTGTAACACCGGCCTGCAATgtaactgttttggttcactctcaccagAGGCGGCGTCAGCCGATTTTGCCGGTGTGTTTTGAGTgtaatgtattttgaaaagttgactgacaaatatgaaaccGGACAATAGTAAACATGCCTGATCGCCTGGCCTGTCACAAAGCGATCCCCTCtcggctctctttctctctctctctctctctctctctctccgatagAAAGAGACACGATGAGTGGTaactgtagcctatatgtggctcgctgtgtgtgtgtgtgtgtgtgtctgtgcgtgtgcgtgtgcgtgcgtgtgtgtgtctctctctctgtccgtacATCGGTCTCTCcctccgtgtgcctgatcgcgtgtctcgctgtgagaagtcaagactaCCAAAATCATCATGAACCTACAGTGAGAACTCGCCCGCTCAACACGGGTAGGAGAGACTACAAGACCGCCTCCGCGGTACCGACTCATCGAAGATCCAGCAGATCAGATAAGCAAAGCCCATGACGTGTTGTCACCATAAGCAACGGTGATTAGACTGCGTTTGAAGCGCAACTTTTCAAGCTGAAGCCAAGAAGTGCTCTACCATTAGGCTACATTCAAGTTAAAGTGGTGTGATGGTTCAACTTAGAAATTGTAACTAACTACTCAGCTCTATTAACCTTGCATTACAGTCCTTAGCCTACATGTTTTGGGGATGAATCTAAGGTGCTGGTGTTTCTGGTTGTTACATTGCTACAAGGTGTAAAGGGGCATCTAACTCCATTAGGGAGTGAATAGGTTTTAAGTATAAGGTGAAAGAAAAGGACAACATGAGTTTACGTAGGCCTACTCCtccacgactcctccaaatcacagagaacacagatgggatgagttacATATTGAATGTGCACAacgttttgaacatgagcagaaatcttgcttaaacacatctgaaatattacactccaggggtttattaattcattaaaatgaattaatgtatcattgaggtgaataactgtcatatgcacatttaaggaggttacttccccaacaaaagacacaaaagaggagggaagagtaaatgatgcctctaggctacatgtgtggtgactcagatataattacaAAAGTCGATCCAAAGGAATCGTcccctatgtttccctttacataaagatatttccagcataaattgattaaGAAAAAGGcataaataggtgcataaaaattcacctgaatgcaggaaatgaagtgtttaatgttaCTTGCATCATAAGTCGCAACAcacatctggaaacaaaaccttggcctttgggttgccaggtcagttaggccaaatgttggtgccatctacataacatctacaaactggccagctaaaatgaacatatactggttattaacaagctgggcaagccaaatgctgttttgcattgcattcagtttatttaaatgggtctgggctaagccccgaacctcctcaagtcctagaaacACCCCTGACTCTCACCACTCTCATAGTGTCAGCAGGCACcagttttcagtgaaaaatctcaaaaaaaaaaaaacattgtaggAAACATGCTTAGCAGCAAACagtagacagacacagttagagacaaAATGATAGACATATGAATGACGCTGAAGAGGGCCCAGAGTTGGTTTCTGCAGAAAACTATCCCATTTCTCTTGTGTTAATAAAGATGTCCTAAATATCCCATCTCCAGCTCCTTGATTCTCCTTCAAAAAAGGTGTATCTCTTGATATCCAGCTAGACACATACAGCCACGTTCGGGGCTTGTAGTAGTTCATTGCTTGTAGTCCCAAAAGGTCCCAAAGCAAAGCTCAGGGAAGCAGCTGTGCGCTGTTCTTTAAAAGGAaactaatgttttgtttttttaacctggaaCCCTTTTCccattttcctatgtttttgtgtctaagtaacGGAGCCGTTactggttaaacaaaaataatcttactCTTTACAAAAaggttgtcagacacttaatctgagcctgtcagtaataaaaacagcacttttagtggacgaaattgacgatgcacatttgcccaaTATGATTACATTGCCGCCCAGTTTGCGGACGATTACAGTGTTCTCattcaatactggaccaatttcaaagattgttgttctttGATTCTGATAAGCCACTTGGACACCAATACatgggaaatagggtccaggttgaaaataaaaaaaacgaaattaccctttaaaggAGGTAGGGAATTTAACCAAATGAAGTCTGCCATATCAACTTAATAATATATCAATGTCATGTTAACGACTTGTTTTGCTGCCCCCGAGTGTCCAGAAAAATCAGGTGTAAGAGGTTTTGGCACTGCTTGTCTGTTAGTATGTTATGATATTTATTGTCTGTTCCTACCTGTGGCCCGTGTGATGTCTGGGGGTCCAGCGGGTCTCCTATGACAATCTTCTTGACGTTTTCTATGCTGCGGCGCACAAACTCCTCATATATACTTTCCTCCACAAAGACACGTGATGCAGCAGTGCAGCACTGACCCTGGTTATATAAAGCTCCTTTCTGAGTTTCCTCCACAGCCAGCTGcactgtagacacacacacacacacacacacacacacacacacacacacacacacacacacacacacacacacacacacacatttaaactcATTTTCTTGGAGAAAATTACACCTTCTCTACTCCATTACATATAATTATTCTGGGATGTTGAGTGCAGTTGATGCTGAGTTGacaatttacatttttgatggatggatggacagctTGATGTTGTATTTCATTACTCAAAATGAGAGAGATGCGGAACGGAGCATGTTTACTTACAGTCACAGTCAGCAAACACAATGCAGGGGTTCTTCCCTCCCAGCTCCAGAGTCACTCTCTTGAGATTACTTTTGGCTGACGCTTCTTTGATCAGTTGGCCGACCTGCACGCATGACAGTATACAGGGTCATACCTTCATGCATTAAAGGTGATACTGAAAAAAAGAACtctctaacccctaacccctagGTACATTTTGTGcaggatttgtcctttaaagctgcattctatctcatttccagcagggggcaactcaaaaaaacaaaatggcgaaagccaaaatgcaaactcctAGATAATATTtatatgtgctaaaatataacAAATTACAGCTCAATAAATTAACCTTTTCCATAATCTATAACATGGAGTGTAACATGTTACAGCATGTAGTTTTGATTATAGTTTGCATGAAATGGGGCTTTTCCACTGGTGGAACTTTGCCAGGGGACCAAGAATCTTTTTAGTAACTCGGGAACTTTACTTGTATTTCAGGGACTACATTCAATTCATGTACAatagttcaaataaataaatccccTGATCCACCAGTATGTAAGAGTATTTTTCATTAATTTGTCAAAATGATAATTATGCAGCATAATTGTGTtttcagacactcacacacctcTGTAGAGCCAGTGAAGGCCACTTTGTTGATGTCCATGTGGCTGGCGATGGCTGCTCCTGCTGTTGGACCAAACCCTGGAACGATGTTCACAACTCCAGGAGGGAACCCCGCCTGAAATGGCAACatatttagggcccgagcgccgacagcagcgaaggccctattgaaactgaaggaattattattattacaccaaATTAATTGgttttttgaggggcttaacatattcaaaaactcaccaaaattggcggtcgcatcaagtctggtgaaaatttatgtattttaagggttttgggaataggcgcaaaatggctcgctagtgccccctacaaagtcaaaaaattgagcccctgcagtgcatTTAACATAGACTCACAAaagttggtacacatatgtaacatgtcaagatgtacaaaaaatggcattggagccataccctaaacccaacaggaagtctgccattttgatttcaaagttcgaaattagtgcgattttggccatttccacgtcgtactttaacaaactcctcctagagatttcatccgatcaacttcaaattcggtctgtgccatcttaagacattaaagatgaaaagttgttaaaagaaaaacttttcgtcatagggcatggccgtggcggggcggccattttgtgcgtttcgccatcaaaacaggaagtgggtgtaacttgagtgtacattgtccaattggctcgacaCTTTTCAGGATttataagagtccaaccctaaggacaaataaaggcagatatttacttaaagtcatagtgccccctagtggcaacaggaagtaggcctaaaagtcaaggtgttatactttaacgaactcctcctagagatttcatccggcggacttcaaatttggtctgtaccatctcaacaccttaaagatgaaaagttattaaaagaaaaactttttgtcaaacggtgtgggcgtggtgtggcggccattttgagtgtttagtgatgaacaaagaaattgttgtaacttgagtgtacgttgtcgtatctgcccgaaatttctcacgattgccaagggtccaggtctgaggacatctacaggccaatatttacttttggtcatagcgccccccgctagcaacaggaaatgcgccttatatgacaaacatcatccgatttacatgaaacttataatgtgtggttgacatgtgatactgagccgacCCCTATACGttaaccacgccccctttcataacatttgaaccgtttaaggtagacccttgtgtgaggtatcattgaactcagcagagacttctttcttcattggtgatggtttggcccgccccctatgtttaagctacgccccctttcataaatgctgacccatctaaggtagagtcttgtgtgaggtatcattgaactcagaagagagttcctttttaattggtgatggtttgacctgCCCCCTATaatttagccacgccccttttcacagctaatgaactgtatgacgtagagtcttgtgtgaggtatcgttgaactcagcagggagttcccttttcattgatttgcagtgtctgagtgctgtgcaaatgcacggtcacaaggagcggcgtccgccagtaaccccgacatgcgcagaggcgcgagggcccgtcgatcgctgcttgcagctttaatgatatttataatttttctatttttctataaCAACAGATGAGTTTGTAACTACCATTAAGGACACCAAGGTTGCATCTTCTGTACTTTCTTTCCATAAATTTGGGGATTTCAGGCTGAATCATGCATTTCACAGTcagtatatttaaatgtttatacCTCTAAGCCAGCAAAAAAGATTATTAAGGATTAGTATACGTCACTGGTCCCTAAACTTTTCAGCTCCAGACCACCAAATCCAAAAGTTTGGTGTCCTCCAAGGAACCAAACTTACAAAAATACATCATAAATTGCCATGACATCTACATTTATAAATTACTGATAAAGAACACAACAAACTATTAATTTACAATGAATATGGAATGTATTGCATTGCACCTCTCTACATAAAACACATTGAGGCCTCTCCTCTGCATTTGGTATAGCTTGGGTAGTCTCGCACTGCAAGACCTAAATCCACAGCGCTTTGATAGCTTGGGTGAAGCCAACGTAATAAACTCTTACTTGTATTTTCGTTTCAACATTAAACACTCAACGTCACCTTAGTAAGAGAGCGTCAACACTTTTTGCACACGCTTGATACACAGATTGAAGGAATGGAATGATTAGCTAAAGTAATGGAGAAACGAttgaaatagctaaaagtaacggCTTAAAGTAACCTTAATGAATAATGGTAGCTGAATGTTTCACTCCGAGTAGTAGTAGCCTAGAGGGCTTGAAGTAGTAGCAtggctgaccaaaccaaccgtaatattgacagttcaattgtatgaatatccacttttatatagTGAATAGCATTATACATTTAGAAGATATATTGTGAATTGATGAAGGGGTACCCAAGTTCATTTGACGGGGTTGTGGGGTtacctcagaccaaaaaggttgggaaccagtgGCTTACATTAATGTCTTCACATCTGTCTATATGTGTTACGTTAAAAACGCACATCTTTGGAACTACTATCTACAGTAGAAGACTACAGTTccattgtatatatatatatatatatatattttttttttcttcttttttttccctattCTATATGTTTCTTGTCTAtgcaccaaaacaccaaagcaaattccttgtatgtgaaaacctacttggcaataaactgTATTATAATTCTGATTGCCAAAAAAAAGGTTTAGGTTGAGATTGTGTCCCCTCTGGGAACAGACACTACTAAAACATAAAAGAAGCAAAACAGATAAATCATATGAGAAACAGGATTTTCCATAAGGATACAGGCCCAGAATCTGTTCAAGAAAAGGACTATCAGAGGTTTAAAATCTAAACCTCTCTCAGTGTAACATCAGACCTCTTTGATGAGCGATCCAATGTGGAGGGCTGTGAGGGGGGTCTGCTCTGCTGGCTTGATAACCACAGTGTTTCCACAGCTCAGGGCCGGCGCCATCTTCCACATGAACATCAGCAGAGGAAAGTTCCACTAGCatagacaaaaaaacacattagctTTCGATGTGTTAGTGCACAAATCAGATTAAAGCACCCTGTCACACACAAATGCCACAGTTAGACCAGTTAGACCTATCAGGCTGATAAGAAGTTATTTATGTCATAAGTCAAgtcatctttatttatatagcatatttCAGTCATGCCTGTAGTTAAAAAGAGTAAATATGAACATAACCAACTCTTGGAGATTGGAAACATTTGCTGTTTATTTtcatacagtaaaatacagtaatAAACATTTGGAGTTATCGGTCATGGAAATTTTAGTATGGGTCcttgaaaagtcatggaaaagtttttaaattgtgtccatgaaaatgtgtttgaaaCCTGTAGTAAATAATATTAGCTGGCTTACTATGTCTTGTGTGCACTTGCTTAATGTTAAACTGTGTTAGTAAAGTTGTCCACTTACTATTGTTTGATCATAAGTTATGTAATTATAACAAATGCATGTGTATGGCTGTCCATAATTACAATAGAGGTGTATAAGTGAATTGCACTCTGAAACTGTAGGACCGCTAATCACAAAAAATACCAATGTTacacaatgttgtttttatctGCTATAGGAGGTGAATTGATGTGAATTGGGTAACTTTTATCAAAAAAGTTAGTTGTGTCATCTCCAAAGCATTTTCTGTCTGCTATTAGACATCAGTAGGGCAAATCACACTCATTTACACATCCAGGCCAGCTTGAATGACCTGcagctctacacacacacacacacacacacacacacacacacacacacacacacacacacacacacacacacacacacacacacacacacacacctgacatgACTTCATGTGATTGGTCAACATAGCCATCAATCAAGATAGTCCGCAGCTGTGGCGGCTAACAGTAAAGGATTGCTTTTCATACAAAAAGATGACCAAATAACCGTTCAGTCGTGGATTTATCGTTCTGGAATTACTGCACAAAGTCTCCAAAACGTCACTGAAGTTTCAGGCCGGCTATGATCGCACCATAGCCCTCTTCGGATAGGTCCTGGTATTAGCTGCCATGCAAAACATGAGAGACAGCCAGAATGAGGCTACATTGAAGCCATGTGGAACAAAGGGAGATTTTGTGACTTGATTTTtggattcatatttatttatctattttacaAAGACACTGTAATTCCAGGATGGATTAAAAAGCTTCTGGATGGCCTACAATCGCATGGTGGACCTCTTTGAAACATCGCATTTCTCtgcttctaaacaaaaaaatagtaaGT
Encoded here:
- the aldh1a3 gene encoding retinaldehyde dehydrogenase 3, encoding MAQNGTTENGVAEGISALPFPQPVKVQEIRHTKIFINNEWHTSSSGKTFPTFNPATGVKICDVEEADKEDVDRAVGAAKAAGQRGSLWRRMDTSSRGMLLHKLADLMESDRLLLATLETLDTGKPFLQSFFIDLDGSIKTLRYYAGWADKIHGKSLPVDESFMCLTKHEPVGVCGAIIPWNFPLLMFMWKMAPALSCGNTVVIKPAEQTPLTALHIGSLIKEAGFPPGVVNIVPGFGPTAGAAIASHMDINKVAFTGSTEVGQLIKEASAKSNLKRVTLELGGKNPCIVFADCDLQLAVEETQKGALYNQGQCCTAASRVFVEESIYEEFVRRSIENVKKIVIGDPLDPQTSHGPQIDRQHFDKIMDLIKSGKEEGAKLEYGGAALGEKGLFIKPTIFSGVKDHMRIAKEEIFGPVQCIFSFKSTQEAIERANSSQYGLVSAVFTTSMDRALSVSAALETGTVWINCYNALHAQTPFGGYKMSGNGRELGEYALAEYSEVKAVTIKLSETL